The Kitasatospora sp. NBC_00374 genome has a segment encoding these proteins:
- a CDS encoding aminotransferase class V-fold PLP-dependent enzyme, producing the protein MSHTNELSMSHPPEPLPGTRELFTLDPAVAHLNHGSYGAVPTPVQRVQARLRAEQEQDPDGFFADLPDRIARARARIATALGAEPDRIALLTNVTEGVAVVLDSLPLEAGDEILVTDHGYGVVSAAAERRAAETGAVVRRIRLSLYTPDAEAVRAQVLAAVGERTRVAVLDLVASPTAREIAGGPLLADLAARGVATVVDAAHAPGMLPVQLGNGAGGADFWIGNLHKWALAPRAAAVLAVGGAWRPRIRPLTLSWEHDRGFPGRVEWRGTYDYTPWLAAPAGFALLEQLGVDRVRGHNAALAAYGARMLAERTGLRPLAAMPGAAMRALRLPPGVAESEHAAKALAVAVARRLQARIAVRPWPGGGVLRISAQLYNRPQEYRDLATGLRELIAR; encoded by the coding sequence ATGTCACACACCAATGAGCTGTCGATGAGCCACCCGCCCGAGCCGCTGCCGGGCACCCGCGAACTGTTCACCCTGGACCCGGCGGTGGCCCACCTCAACCACGGCTCGTACGGCGCCGTGCCCACACCCGTGCAACGGGTCCAGGCCCGGCTGCGGGCCGAGCAGGAGCAGGACCCGGACGGCTTCTTCGCCGACCTCCCCGACCGGATCGCCCGGGCCCGGGCCCGGATCGCCACCGCGCTGGGCGCCGAACCCGACCGGATCGCGCTGCTCACCAACGTCACCGAGGGCGTCGCGGTGGTGCTGGACTCCCTCCCGCTCGAAGCGGGCGACGAGATCCTGGTGACCGACCACGGCTACGGGGTGGTCTCGGCGGCGGCCGAACGGCGCGCCGCGGAGACCGGTGCGGTGGTCCGCCGGATCCGGCTCTCCCTGTACACCCCCGACGCGGAGGCCGTCCGGGCGCAGGTGCTGGCCGCGGTGGGGGAGCGGACCAGGGTCGCCGTCCTCGACCTGGTCGCCTCGCCGACCGCCCGGGAGATCGCCGGCGGACCACTGCTGGCCGACCTCGCCGCCCGCGGCGTCGCCACCGTGGTGGACGCCGCGCACGCGCCGGGCATGCTCCCCGTCCAGCTCGGCAACGGGGCCGGCGGCGCGGACTTCTGGATCGGCAACCTGCACAAGTGGGCGCTGGCTCCCCGGGCCGCCGCCGTACTGGCCGTCGGCGGGGCCTGGCGCCCCCGGATCCGACCGCTGACGCTCTCCTGGGAGCACGACCGGGGATTCCCCGGACGGGTCGAGTGGCGCGGCACCTACGACTACACACCCTGGCTGGCCGCGCCGGCCGGGTTCGCCCTGCTGGAACAGCTCGGCGTCGACCGGGTGCGCGGCCACAACGCGGCCCTCGCCGCGTACGGTGCCCGGATGCTCGCGGAGCGGACCGGCCTGCGCCCGCTGGCGGCCATGCCGGGCGCGGCGATGCGGGCGCTGCGGCTGCCGCCCGGGGTCGCGGAGAGCGAGCACGCCGCGAAGGCGTTGGCGGTGGCCGTCGCCCGGCGGTTGCAGGCCCGGATCGCGGTGCGGCCGTGGCCCGGTGGCGGGGTGCTGCGGATCAGCGCCCAGCTCTACAACCGGCCCCAGGAGTACCGCGACCTCGCCACCGGCCTGCGGGAGCTGATCGCCCGGTAG
- a CDS encoding ArsR/SmtB family transcription factor: MPVPLHQAKAEFFRMLGHPIRIRVLELLQAGPTPVRELLAELDIEPSNLSQQLAQLRRAGLVTATREGSTVVYALAGADVADLLRAARRILTELLADQGMLLAELRAAD; encoded by the coding sequence GTGCCCGTACCGCTGCACCAGGCGAAGGCCGAGTTCTTCCGCATGCTCGGTCACCCGATCCGGATCCGGGTGCTGGAGCTGCTGCAGGCCGGCCCGACGCCGGTCCGCGAGCTGCTAGCCGAGCTGGACATCGAGCCCTCCAACCTCTCCCAGCAGCTGGCCCAACTGCGCCGCGCCGGGCTGGTGACCGCCACCCGGGAGGGCTCGACCGTGGTGTACGCCCTGGCCGGCGCCGACGTCGCCGATCTGCTCCGGGCGGCCCGGCGCATTCTCACCGAACTCCTGGCCGACCAGGGCATGCTGCTCGCCGAGCTGCGCGCGGCGGACTGA
- a CDS encoding amino acid deaminase/aldolase: protein MAILQPAPGLASDRARYDRATAHLDAPLAIVDLAAFDANAADLARRAAGKPIRVASKSVRCRALLERVLGMDGFAGIMSFTLAESVWLARSGFEDILLAYPSADRAGYAEVTSDAKLAAAVTVLVDDLSQLDLIDRAREGSEEVRVCLELDTSLRLLGGRVRVGARRAPMRTPEELGAFAELVHTRPGFRVVGLMAYEGHIAGVGDRIPGRPLRSRAIQVMQARARTELAQRRAAVVRRLRQVAELEFVNGGGTGSVESTVAERAVTEVAAGSGLYVPRLFDNYRSFQGRPAALFAQPVVRRPGVGVVTVLGGGYPASGAAGPDRSPVPHLPSGLRYDPQEGAGEVQTPLLGSAADDLLIGDRVWFRHAKAGELCERFAELHLVEGDRVTDTVPTYRGEGKTFL, encoded by the coding sequence ATGGCCATCCTGCAGCCCGCCCCGGGCCTCGCCTCGGACCGCGCCCGCTACGACCGGGCCACCGCACACCTCGACGCACCGCTGGCCATCGTCGATCTGGCGGCCTTCGACGCCAACGCCGCCGACCTGGCGCGGCGGGCGGCCGGGAAGCCGATCCGGGTGGCCAGCAAGTCGGTGCGCTGCCGGGCACTGCTGGAACGGGTGCTGGGCATGGACGGCTTCGCCGGGATCATGAGCTTCACGCTGGCCGAGTCGGTCTGGCTGGCCCGCTCCGGTTTCGAGGACATCCTGCTCGCCTACCCGTCCGCCGACCGGGCCGGCTACGCCGAAGTCACCTCCGACGCCAAACTGGCCGCCGCCGTCACCGTCCTGGTCGACGACCTGTCCCAGCTGGACCTGATCGACCGCGCCCGCGAGGGCTCGGAGGAGGTCCGGGTCTGCCTGGAACTGGACACCTCCCTGCGGCTGCTGGGCGGCCGGGTCCGGGTCGGCGCGCGGCGCGCCCCGATGCGGACGCCGGAGGAGCTCGGCGCCTTCGCCGAACTCGTACACACCCGGCCGGGGTTCAGGGTGGTCGGCCTGATGGCGTACGAGGGACACATCGCCGGTGTGGGCGACCGGATCCCCGGGCGGCCGCTGAGGTCGCGGGCGATCCAGGTGATGCAGGCCAGGGCCAGGACCGAGCTCGCCCAGCGGCGGGCCGCGGTGGTGCGGCGGCTGCGGCAGGTGGCCGAGCTGGAGTTCGTCAACGGCGGCGGCACCGGCAGCGTGGAGAGCACGGTGGCCGAGCGCGCGGTCACCGAGGTGGCCGCCGGGTCCGGGCTGTACGTGCCGCGGCTGTTCGACAACTACCGCTCGTTCCAGGGCCGTCCGGCCGCGCTGTTCGCCCAGCCGGTGGTGCGGCGGCCGGGGGTCGGCGTGGTCACGGTGCTCGGCGGCGGCTACCCGGCCTCCGGCGCGGCCGGGCCGGACCGCTCCCCCGTGCCGCACCTGCCCTCCGGACTGCGCTACGACCCCCAGGAGGGGGCCGGCGAGGTGCAGACCCCGCTGCTCGGCTCGGCCGCCGACGACCTGCTGATCGGCGACCGGGTCTGGTTCCGGCACGCCAAGGCGGGCGAACTGTGCGAGCGTTTCGCCGAGTTGCACCTGGTCGAGGGCGACCGGGTGACCGACACCGTGCCCACGTACCGCGGCGAGGGGAAAACCTTCCTCTGA
- a CDS encoding DUF1844 domain-containing protein — protein MTSQPEHHEEHPGDGAIGFDDLTRDIAEVPAVEVITTVAVHLMSAAAVKCGLAEGGDKDKDLDEARKLITALAGLVTAGAPEISNFHAAPLRDGLRSLQLAFREASLVPDAPGSGPGEKFTGPVYS, from the coding sequence TTGACCAGCCAGCCCGAGCACCACGAAGAGCACCCCGGCGACGGGGCCATCGGCTTCGACGACCTGACCCGCGACATCGCGGAGGTGCCGGCCGTCGAGGTGATCACCACCGTGGCGGTCCACCTGATGAGCGCCGCCGCCGTGAAGTGCGGGCTCGCCGAGGGCGGCGACAAGGACAAGGACCTGGACGAGGCCCGCAAGCTGATCACCGCGCTGGCCGGCCTGGTCACCGCCGGTGCCCCCGAGATCAGCAACTTCCACGCCGCCCCGCTGCGGGACGGCCTGCGCTCGCTCCAGCTGGCCTTCCGCGAGGCCTCGCTGGTGCCGGACGCCCCGGGCTCCGGCCCCGGCGAGAAGTTCACCGGGCCGGTCTACTCCTGA
- a CDS encoding gamma-glutamyl-gamma-aminobutyrate hydrolase family protein, whose product MTQRPVIGISTYLTTAAWGRFDRRLAVMLPERYPALVRAAGGLAVLLPPDAPEHAPGAVARLDALVIAGGEDVDPALYGERPHPCTEAVAPERDAWEAALLRAGLAAGVPVLGICRGMQLLNVVRGGSLVQHLPDRVHHEGHAGGEGSYGRHAVRPVAGTLLGGLLPEESVVVPTSHHQAVDRLGERLTVCARAEDGTVEAVEDATDGGFVLGVQWHPEQGEDLRVMQALVGAATAVRPGTPEPVAVPVPVG is encoded by the coding sequence ATGACCCAACGGCCCGTCATCGGCATCAGCACCTACCTCACCACGGCGGCCTGGGGCCGCTTCGACCGCCGGCTCGCAGTCATGCTGCCCGAGCGCTATCCCGCCCTGGTCCGCGCCGCCGGCGGCCTGGCCGTCCTGCTCCCGCCGGACGCACCCGAGCACGCGCCCGGGGCCGTGGCCCGGCTGGACGCGCTGGTGATCGCGGGCGGCGAGGACGTCGATCCGGCCCTCTACGGCGAGCGGCCGCACCCGTGCACCGAGGCCGTCGCCCCCGAGCGCGACGCCTGGGAGGCCGCCCTGCTGCGCGCGGGTCTGGCGGCCGGGGTGCCGGTGCTCGGGATCTGCCGCGGGATGCAGCTGCTGAACGTGGTCCGCGGCGGTTCGCTGGTCCAGCACCTCCCCGACCGGGTGCATCACGAGGGCCATGCGGGTGGTGAGGGCAGCTACGGCCGGCACGCGGTCCGCCCGGTCGCCGGGACGCTGCTGGGCGGCCTGCTGCCGGAGGAGAGCGTGGTGGTGCCGACCTCGCACCACCAGGCGGTGGACCGGCTCGGCGAACGGCTGACGGTCTGCGCCCGGGCCGAGGACGGCACGGTCGAGGCGGTGGAGGACGCGACCGACGGCGGCTTCGTGCTGGGCGTGCAGTGGCACCCCGAGCAGGGCGAGGACCTGCGGGTGATGCAGGCCCTGGTCGGGGCGGCCACGGCGGTCCGCCCGGGTACGCCGGAACCGGTCGCGGTGCCCGTCCCGGTCGGCTGA
- a CDS encoding 5'-3' exonuclease H3TH domain-containing protein encodes MLLDTASLYFRAYFGVPESVKSPDGQPVNAVRGLLDFIARLVQDHRPDHLVACMDADWRPQWRVDLIPSYKTHRLAAEATGNEEEIPDTLSPQVPVIERVLDALGIARVGCPGYEADDVIGTLTARAAGPVQIVTGDRDLFQLVDDDRAVTVLYPVKGVGHPQVTDNALLLEKYGVDGAAYADMAALRGDASDGLPGVKGIGEKTAAQLLQTYGDLAGVRAAALDPMSKLTPARRRNLVEGSAYLDVAPTVVRVAADCPLPAFDPVLPSEPLDPMTLEELATRWNLGSSLERVLAALAHP; translated from the coding sequence ATGCTGCTCGACACCGCGAGCCTCTACTTCCGCGCGTACTTCGGCGTGCCGGAGTCCGTGAAGTCCCCCGACGGGCAGCCGGTGAACGCCGTCCGCGGCCTGCTCGACTTCATCGCCCGGCTCGTCCAGGACCACCGCCCGGACCACCTGGTGGCCTGTATGGACGCCGACTGGCGCCCGCAGTGGCGGGTCGACCTGATCCCCTCCTACAAGACCCACCGGCTGGCCGCGGAGGCCACCGGGAACGAGGAGGAGATCCCGGACACCCTGTCGCCGCAGGTGCCGGTGATCGAGCGGGTGCTGGACGCGCTGGGCATCGCCCGGGTCGGCTGCCCCGGCTACGAGGCGGACGACGTGATCGGCACGCTGACCGCGCGGGCGGCCGGCCCGGTGCAGATCGTCACCGGCGACCGCGACCTGTTCCAGCTGGTCGACGACGACCGGGCGGTCACCGTGCTGTACCCGGTCAAGGGCGTCGGCCACCCGCAGGTCACCGACAACGCGCTGCTGCTGGAGAAGTACGGCGTGGACGGCGCCGCGTACGCGGACATGGCGGCCCTGCGCGGCGACGCCAGCGACGGGCTGCCGGGGGTGAAGGGCATCGGCGAGAAGACGGCGGCCCAGCTGCTCCAGACGTACGGCGACCTGGCCGGGGTCCGGGCGGCGGCGCTGGACCCGATGTCGAAGCTGACGCCGGCCCGGCGGCGCAACCTGGTCGAGGGGTCGGCGTACCTGGACGTCGCGCCGACCGTGGTGCGGGTCGCCGCCGACTGCCCGCTGCCCGCGTTCGACCCGGTGCTGCCGAGCGAGCCGCTGGACCCGATGACGCTGGAGGAGCTCGCCACTCGGTGGAACCTGGGGAGCTCGCTGGAGCGCGTCCTCGCCGCGCTGGCGCACCCGTAG
- a CDS encoding DEAD/DEAH box helicase, whose product MNSAMPGRSDQQLTGQEQLSPAEAYQAARRRAKEQATALYGFQQLYDFPLDPFQIEACEALEAGEGVLVAAPTGSGKTIVGEFAVHLALAGGRKCFYTTPIKALSNQKFGDLVKRYGADKVGLLTGDNSVNGDAPVVVMTTEVLRNMLYAGSRALDGLGYVVMDEVHYLADRFRGAVWEEVIIHLPESVVLASLSATVSNAEEFGDWLDTVRGGTRVIVSEHRPVPLWQHVMAGNRMYDLFASPDRDGRPKDAPRNPAKAVNPELVRLARSEQDRGGRDRFAKGRGRSMPTGRPTRIWTPGRVDVIERLDAEGLLPAITFIFSRAGCEAAVQQCLTSGLRLNREADRAKVRKIVEQRCADIPDEDLHVLGYFEWLDGLERGIAAHHAGMLPRFKEVVEELFVKGLVKAVFATETLALGINMPARSVVMEKLVKWNGETHADITPGEYTQLTGRAGRRGIDVEGHAVVLWQRGLDPEALAGLAGTRTYPLRSSFRPSYNMAVNLVGQFGRHRSRELLETSFAQFQADRSVVGIARQVQRNEEGLDGYRESMTCHLGDFDEYMGLRRALKDRENELAREGSTQRRAAAVEAIEQLKPGDVIHVPTGKFAGLALVLDPGLPPVSRSPRTSRHPDYQDGPRPVVLTAERQVKRLAMIDFPHPVQALERVKIPKSFNPRSPQSRRDLASALRTKAGHLEPERYRKGRTAAADDDRIAELRAELRRHPCHGCDEREDHARWAERYHRLHRDTELLERRMRSRTHTIARTFDRVCGLLTDLGYLTGDTVTEDGKRLGRLYGELDLLASECIREGVWSDLAAAELAACASALVFEARQSDDATAPRVPEGAAKEALGKMVRIWGHLDALEEQHRISTAEGVGQREPDLGFAWAAYRWALGHSLDSVLRDADMPAGDFVRWTKQLIDVLGQIQDAAGEDTALRSTARKAVDGLRRGIIAYSSVG is encoded by the coding sequence ATGAACAGCGCCATGCCGGGCCGCAGTGACCAGCAGCTCACCGGCCAGGAGCAGCTCAGCCCCGCCGAGGCCTACCAGGCCGCCCGGCGCCGGGCCAAGGAGCAGGCCACCGCCCTCTACGGCTTCCAGCAGCTGTACGACTTCCCCCTCGACCCGTTCCAGATCGAGGCCTGCGAGGCCCTGGAGGCCGGCGAGGGAGTCCTGGTCGCGGCCCCCACCGGTTCCGGCAAGACCATCGTGGGCGAGTTCGCCGTCCACCTGGCCCTGGCCGGCGGCCGCAAGTGCTTCTACACCACCCCGATCAAGGCCCTGTCGAACCAGAAGTTCGGCGACCTGGTCAAGCGCTACGGTGCCGACAAGGTCGGTCTGCTCACCGGGGACAACTCGGTCAACGGCGACGCGCCCGTGGTCGTGATGACCACCGAGGTCCTGCGCAACATGCTGTACGCGGGTTCGCGGGCCCTCGACGGCCTCGGCTACGTCGTCATGGACGAGGTCCACTACCTGGCCGACCGCTTCCGCGGCGCCGTCTGGGAGGAGGTCATCATCCACCTCCCCGAGTCGGTCGTGCTGGCCTCGCTGTCCGCCACCGTCTCCAACGCCGAGGAGTTCGGCGACTGGCTGGACACCGTCCGCGGCGGCACCAGGGTGATCGTCTCCGAGCACCGCCCGGTGCCGCTGTGGCAGCACGTGATGGCCGGCAACCGGATGTACGACCTGTTCGCCAGCCCCGACCGGGACGGCCGCCCCAAGGACGCCCCGCGCAATCCCGCCAAGGCGGTCAACCCCGAACTGGTCCGACTCGCCCGCTCCGAGCAGGACCGCGGCGGCCGCGACCGGTTCGCCAAGGGCCGCGGCCGCTCCATGCCGACCGGCCGCCCCACCAGGATCTGGACCCCCGGCCGGGTCGACGTCATCGAACGGCTGGACGCCGAGGGCCTGCTCCCCGCGATCACCTTCATCTTCAGCCGGGCCGGCTGCGAGGCCGCCGTCCAGCAGTGCCTCACCTCCGGCCTGCGGCTCAACCGGGAGGCCGACCGGGCCAAGGTCCGCAAGATCGTCGAACAGCGCTGCGCCGACATCCCCGACGAGGACCTGCACGTCCTCGGGTACTTCGAGTGGCTGGACGGCCTGGAGCGCGGCATCGCCGCCCACCACGCCGGCATGCTGCCGAGGTTCAAGGAGGTCGTCGAGGAGCTCTTCGTCAAGGGCCTGGTCAAGGCGGTCTTCGCCACCGAGACCCTCGCGCTCGGCATCAACATGCCCGCCCGCTCGGTGGTCATGGAGAAGCTGGTCAAGTGGAACGGCGAGACCCACGCCGACATCACCCCCGGCGAGTACACCCAGCTCACCGGCCGGGCCGGCCGCCGCGGCATCGACGTCGAGGGCCACGCCGTGGTGCTCTGGCAGCGCGGCCTCGACCCGGAGGCCCTGGCCGGCCTCGCCGGCACCCGCACCTACCCGCTGCGGTCCTCCTTCCGTCCCTCGTACAACATGGCCGTCAACCTGGTCGGCCAGTTCGGGCGGCACCGCTCCCGCGAGCTGCTGGAGACCTCCTTCGCCCAGTTCCAGGCCGACCGCTCGGTGGTCGGCATCGCCCGCCAGGTCCAGCGCAACGAAGAGGGCCTGGACGGCTACCGCGAGTCGATGACCTGCCACCTCGGCGACTTCGACGAGTACATGGGCCTGCGCCGGGCCCTCAAGGACCGCGAGAACGAGCTCGCCCGCGAGGGCTCCACCCAGCGCCGGGCCGCCGCCGTCGAGGCGATCGAGCAGCTCAAGCCCGGCGACGTGATCCACGTCCCGACCGGCAAGTTCGCCGGTCTCGCCCTGGTTCTCGACCCGGGCCTGCCGCCGGTCAGCCGCTCCCCGCGGACCAGCCGCCACCCCGACTACCAGGACGGCCCGCGCCCGGTGGTGCTCACCGCCGAGCGCCAGGTCAAGCGGCTCGCGATGATCGACTTCCCGCACCCGGTCCAGGCCCTGGAACGGGTCAAGATCCCGAAGTCCTTCAACCCGCGCAGCCCGCAGTCCCGGCGCGACCTGGCCTCCGCCCTGCGCACCAAGGCCGGCCACCTGGAGCCCGAGCGCTACCGCAAGGGCCGGACGGCCGCCGCCGACGACGACCGGATCGCCGAGCTGCGCGCCGAGCTGCGCCGCCACCCGTGCCACGGCTGCGACGAGCGCGAGGACCACGCCCGCTGGGCCGAGCGCTACCACCGCCTGCACCGCGACACGGAGTTGCTGGAGCGCCGGATGCGCTCCCGCACCCACACCATCGCCCGCACCTTCGACCGGGTCTGCGGCCTGCTCACCGACCTCGGCTACCTCACCGGGGACACCGTCACCGAGGACGGCAAGCGGCTCGGCCGGCTCTACGGCGAGCTGGACCTGCTCGCCTCGGAGTGCATCCGCGAGGGTGTCTGGTCCGACCTGGCCGCCGCCGAACTCGCCGCCTGCGCCTCGGCGCTGGTCTTCGAGGCCCGGCAGTCCGACGACGCCACCGCCCCCCGGGTGCCGGAAGGCGCGGCCAAGGAGGCACTCGGCAAGATGGTCCGGATCTGGGGCCACCTGGACGCGCTGGAGGAACAGCACCGGATCTCCACCGCCGAGGGCGTCGGCCAGCGCGAACCCGACCTCGGCTTCGCCTGGGCCGCCTACCGCTGGGCGCTCGGCCACAGCCTGGACTCGGTCCTGCGGGACGCCGACATGCCGGCTGGCGACTTCGTCCGCTGGACCAAGCAGCTGATCGACGTGCTCGGCCAGATCCAGGACGCGGCCGGCGAGGACACGGCCCTGCGTTCCACCGCCCGCAAGGCCGTGGACGGCCTCCGCCGGGGCATCATCGCCTACTCCTCGGTCGGCTGA
- a CDS encoding SseB family protein — protein sequence MERKNIPNPGFSDDDGTADPRLASALAAWADDRTVEGELLDALTASRLMVPIVALLGEVETGPDGLRREKTSDMAVPVVEAPDGRRALPAFTSLESMARWRADARPAPVAAPQAAMVAYSERADTLLLDPAGPVPFQLTGARLRAVAENRHYLPPVADPEVREAVRALLAAEPSVLAGHLAPGQGVDGTLAVTLAEGTPDGLVRETVERLAGGLTGDPVLRVRLDRGLQLALVPATTALPADALYRR from the coding sequence GTGGAGCGCAAGAACATCCCGAACCCCGGGTTCTCGGACGACGACGGTACCGCCGACCCGCGGCTGGCCTCGGCCCTCGCGGCCTGGGCCGACGACCGTACGGTGGAGGGCGAGCTGCTGGACGCCCTGACGGCGAGCCGGCTGATGGTGCCGATCGTCGCCCTGCTCGGCGAGGTGGAGACCGGCCCCGACGGGCTCCGGCGCGAGAAGACCAGCGACATGGCCGTCCCGGTGGTCGAGGCGCCGGACGGGCGCCGTGCGCTGCCGGCGTTCACCTCGCTGGAGAGCATGGCCCGCTGGCGCGCCGATGCCCGGCCGGCCCCGGTGGCCGCCCCGCAGGCCGCCATGGTGGCGTACTCCGAGCGTGCCGACACCCTGCTGCTCGACCCGGCCGGGCCGGTCCCCTTCCAGCTCACCGGCGCCCGGCTGCGCGCGGTGGCGGAGAACCGGCACTATCTGCCGCCGGTCGCGGACCCGGAGGTCCGCGAGGCGGTCCGGGCGCTGCTCGCGGCCGAGCCCTCGGTGCTGGCCGGCCACCTGGCGCCCGGCCAGGGGGTGGACGGCACGCTGGCGGTGACCCTGGCGGAGGGGACGCCCGACGGGCTGGTCCGCGAGACGGTCGAGCGGCTGGCCGGCGGGCTGACCGGCGATCCGGTGCTCCGGGTCAGGCTGGACCGCGGCCTGCAGCTGGCTCTGGTGCCGGCCACCACCGCGCTGCCCGCCGACGCCCTCTACCGCCGCTGA
- a CDS encoding cation diffusion facilitator family transporter, protein MGGHDHQHDHQGHDGHGGHSHAVAADADRRWLLGALALIVVFMAGEVVVGYAAQSLALISDAAHMLTDAASIVLALIAMRLSARPARGGYTYGLKRAEILSAQANGVTLLVLSAWLGYESVQRLIHPPEVTGSLVLVTALVGIVVNIAAAWCMSRANRSSLNVEGAFQHVVTDLYAFIATAVAGAVMLTTGFVQADAIASLIVVVLMLKAGIGLVRDSGRIFLEAAPAGIDPDAVADQMVADPLVEEIHDLHIWEITSGQPALSAHILVTPGGDCHAVRRQLQRRLREEYRISHSTLQVDHVGEEETDGLLQITGPTAAEPWDHCADAHGPVHRSGPHEH, encoded by the coding sequence ATGGGCGGCCACGACCACCAGCACGACCACCAGGGCCATGACGGTCACGGCGGCCACTCGCACGCGGTGGCGGCCGACGCCGACCGCCGCTGGCTGCTCGGCGCGCTGGCCCTGATCGTCGTCTTCATGGCCGGCGAGGTGGTGGTCGGCTACGCCGCCCAGTCGCTGGCCCTGATCTCGGACGCCGCGCACATGCTCACCGACGCGGCCTCGATCGTGCTGGCCCTGATCGCGATGCGGCTGTCCGCCCGGCCCGCCCGCGGCGGCTACACCTACGGCCTGAAGCGCGCGGAGATCCTCTCCGCCCAGGCCAACGGCGTCACCCTGCTGGTGCTGTCCGCCTGGCTCGGGTACGAGTCGGTCCAGCGGCTGATCCACCCGCCCGAGGTGACCGGCTCGCTGGTGCTGGTCACCGCGCTGGTCGGGATCGTCGTCAACATCGCGGCGGCCTGGTGCATGTCCAGGGCCAACCGCAGCTCGCTCAACGTCGAGGGCGCCTTCCAGCACGTGGTGACCGACCTGTACGCCTTCATCGCCACCGCCGTGGCCGGTGCGGTGATGCTCACCACCGGGTTCGTGCAGGCGGACGCGATCGCCTCGCTGATCGTGGTGGTACTGATGCTCAAGGCGGGCATCGGCCTGGTCCGGGACTCCGGACGGATCTTCCTGGAGGCGGCCCCGGCCGGCATCGACCCGGACGCCGTGGCCGACCAGATGGTGGCCGACCCGCTGGTCGAGGAGATCCACGACCTGCACATCTGGGAGATCACCTCCGGCCAGCCGGCCCTTTCGGCCCACATCCTGGTCACTCCCGGGGGTGACTGCCACGCCGTCCGCCGCCAGCTCCAGCGCCGGCTGCGCGAGGAGTACCGGATCAGCCACAGCACCCTCCAGGTCGACCACGTCGGCGAGGAGGAGACCGACGGGCTGCTGCAGATCACCGGCCCCACCGCCGCCGAACCCTGGGACCACTGCGCGGACGCCCACGGCCCCGTCCACCGCAGCGGCCCGCACGAGCACTGA
- a CDS encoding DUF2510 domain-containing protein: protein MSEQIPAGWYPDPKDTTTDPRPERWWDGTGWTTTTRPAQVEGAEGGPEDQVLEGHVLGTGPTVHYPGLPLAADPAAPAKARTGPGRVVLLAASVAALIGLAVGSGVTYLVMDGRSGDRRAVDRKGPGPGSQDLRGPGGNGGPSGGNGDGGGRGGNGGGRGGGQGGGQGGGGGGKAGGPAVDAVNRISLPVPDGWKGGTTSDGFAALTVGSYTCADGTSPCSLGGVVTGKLAGTDAKQAALADIATAAKDSYGDIKSHEELKSEPVTVAGHGGYLVRWKVDAPQGNDGYVETVVFPTADGKQLTTVHLGFDVDGKAPDVKLMDTIVTGIAAYNGPGPDGGSGGTRT, encoded by the coding sequence GTGAGCGAGCAGATTCCCGCCGGGTGGTACCCGGACCCGAAGGACACGACCACCGACCCGCGGCCGGAGCGCTGGTGGGACGGCACCGGATGGACCACCACGACCCGGCCCGCACAGGTCGAGGGCGCCGAGGGCGGCCCCGAGGACCAGGTGCTGGAGGGGCACGTCCTGGGCACCGGCCCGACCGTCCACTACCCGGGGCTGCCGCTCGCCGCCGACCCGGCGGCCCCGGCGAAGGCCCGGACCGGCCCTGGCCGGGTGGTCCTGCTGGCCGCCTCGGTGGCCGCGCTGATCGGCCTGGCGGTCGGCTCCGGCGTGACGTACCTGGTGATGGACGGACGTTCCGGCGACCGCCGGGCCGTGGACCGTAAGGGCCCGGGCCCCGGCTCGCAGGACCTGCGCGGTCCGGGCGGCAACGGCGGTCCCAGCGGCGGCAACGGGGACGGCGGCGGCCGGGGCGGCAACGGCGGTGGCCGCGGCGGCGGCCAGGGTGGGGGCCAGGGTGGGGGCGGCGGCGGCAAGGCCGGCGGGCCCGCCGTCGACGCGGTGAACCGGATCAGCCTGCCCGTCCCCGACGGGTGGAAGGGCGGTACCACCTCGGACGGCTTCGCGGCCCTCACCGTCGGCTCGTACACCTGCGCCGACGGCACCAGCCCGTGTTCACTGGGCGGTGTGGTCACCGGCAAGCTGGCCGGCACCGACGCCAAGCAGGCGGCCCTGGCCGACATCGCGACCGCGGCCAAGGACTCCTACGGCGACATCAAGTCGCACGAGGAGCTGAAGTCCGAGCCGGTCACCGTGGCCGGCCACGGCGGGTACCTGGTCCGCTGGAAGGTCGACGCACCGCAGGGCAACGACGGCTACGTCGAGACGGTGGTCTTCCCCACCGCCGACGGCAAGCAGCTGACCACCGTGCACCTGGGCTTCGACGTCGACGGCAAGGCGCCGGACGTGAAGCTGATGGACACCATCGTCACCGGCATCGCCGCCTACAACGGCCCCGGCCCGGACGGCGGTTCGGGCGGCACCCGCACCTGA